The bacterium genome contains a region encoding:
- a CDS encoding beta-ketoacyl-ACP reductase, whose product MVLRDKVAVVTGSSRGIGKAIAQCFLTNGATVVINGRDAERLRIAEQELRSFASNDHLQAVQADVSDWTEAKKLFDTVQEKFGRLDILVNNAGVFKNSLLARMNEDEWDWVLKNNLKSAFICSRLAAKTMMKQRYGRIIYMSSVVALGGNPFQANYAASKAGIDGLMMATAKELAPYAITVNSVAPGYILTDMTKDFSEQTVAEVLKYIPLGRSGTIDEVAYTVKFLASDEAAYITGQVIQVDGGRVIR is encoded by the coding sequence ATGGTACTGCGTGATAAAGTAGCGGTAGTGACCGGTTCGTCTCGCGGAATCGGCAAGGCTATCGCGCAATGTTTTTTGACAAACGGTGCAACGGTGGTGATTAACGGCCGGGATGCGGAGCGGTTGAGAATCGCCGAACAGGAATTGCGTTCATTCGCTTCGAACGATCATTTGCAGGCTGTGCAGGCGGACGTTTCCGACTGGACTGAAGCTAAAAAACTGTTTGATACTGTGCAGGAAAAATTTGGTCGTTTGGATATTTTAGTTAATAACGCAGGCGTATTTAAAAACAGCTTATTGGCGCGGATGAATGAAGATGAATGGGATTGGGTGCTGAAGAATAATCTAAAAAGCGCTTTCATCTGTTCACGTCTGGCTGCTAAAACAATGATGAAACAACGATACGGAAGAATTATCTACATGTCATCCGTCGTGGCGCTCGGAGGCAACCCGTTTCAAGCCAATTATGCCGCTTCCAAAGCCGGTATTGACGGATTGATGATGGCTACGGCAAAAGAACTGGCGCCCTACGCGATAACGGTTAATTCCGTCGCGCCCGGGTATATACTTACCGATATGACGAAAGATTTTTCTGAGCAAACAGTCGCCGAAGTATTGAAATATATTCCGTTGGGAAGATCGGGTACTATTGACGAAGTAGCTTATACAGTAAAATTTCTGGCTTCGGATGAAGCCGCGTATATTACCGGTCAGGTAATTCAGGTTGACGGCGGGCGCGTCATACGATAA
- a CDS encoding nucleotide sugar dehydrogenase — MESLQNKIKDKKAVIGVVGLGYVGLPLAVEFAANGYQTLGIDLDEQKVKNVNEGRNYIEDIPNDRFAKCHQSGLLKAASDYNKVKELDVIYICVPTPFTDNKEPDVSYIVNSAEGIAKGLRDGQLIILKSTTFPETTEKIVQPILDRTGKKVGVNYYLAFSPERIDPGNKKFTTANTPVVVGGVTKTCTELACLINSQIIEKVVPVSNPRVAEMCKLLENIFRSVNIALVNELAQLCDRMGGINMWEVISAAATKPFGFMPFYPGPGIGGHCILIDPYYLSWKARGYDFHTNFIELAAEVNENMPFYAYSMIVEALAMRGAALSKAKVLVLGAAFKKDVDDIRHSPSLKVMEIMIQKGFGEVMYNDPHVPEVELFGKKFRSQILSKEFLSSVDCVFVGTDHSSYDFKMIVENSKVVVDARNATKDITQYREKIALLGSGQWDHKL, encoded by the coding sequence ATGGAGAGTTTACAAAATAAAATCAAAGACAAAAAAGCCGTGATCGGTGTCGTCGGGTTGGGGTATGTCGGATTACCGCTCGCTGTTGAATTTGCCGCCAATGGCTATCAAACTTTAGGGATCGATCTTGACGAACAAAAAGTGAAAAATGTCAATGAAGGTCGCAATTATATCGAAGATATTCCTAACGATCGGTTTGCGAAATGCCATCAGTCAGGACTTTTAAAAGCGGCATCCGATTATAATAAGGTAAAAGAACTGGACGTTATTTACATTTGCGTCCCGACGCCCTTTACTGACAATAAGGAACCCGATGTTTCTTACATTGTTAATTCAGCGGAAGGAATAGCAAAAGGTCTAAGAGACGGACAATTAATCATTTTGAAAAGTACAACCTTTCCTGAAACCACTGAAAAAATCGTTCAACCGATTCTCGATCGTACCGGGAAAAAAGTTGGCGTGAATTATTATTTGGCATTTTCTCCTGAACGCATCGATCCGGGAAATAAAAAATTTACTACGGCTAACACACCCGTAGTCGTTGGAGGCGTGACGAAAACGTGTACTGAATTGGCCTGCCTGATCAACTCACAAATCATTGAAAAAGTCGTGCCGGTATCCAATCCGCGAGTCGCTGAAATGTGCAAGTTACTCGAAAATATATTTCGTAGTGTTAATATTGCATTAGTGAATGAGCTTGCGCAATTATGTGATCGAATGGGTGGTATCAATATGTGGGAAGTCATTAGTGCCGCCGCCACTAAGCCGTTTGGATTTATGCCGTTTTATCCGGGTCCGGGCATCGGCGGACATTGTATTCTGATTGACCCATATTATCTTTCATGGAAAGCCCGCGGGTATGATTTCCATACGAATTTTATCGAACTAGCCGCCGAAGTTAATGAAAATATGCCGTTTTATGCCTATTCAATGATTGTTGAAGCGCTGGCGATGCGTGGTGCGGCTTTATCCAAAGCTAAAGTTCTTGTGTTAGGGGCTGCGTTCAAAAAAGACGTCGACGATATTCGCCATTCTCCGTCACTGAAAGTCATGGAAATCATGATTCAAAAAGGTTTCGGCGAAGTGATGTACAATGATCCACATGTCCCGGAAGTTGAATTATTTGGAAAAAAATTCCGTTCACAAATTTTATCAAAAGAATTTCTGAGTAGTGTCGACTGTGTTTTTGTTGGGACGGATCACAGTTCATACGATTTCAAAATGATCGTCGAAAATAGCAAAGTGGTTGTCGATGCTCGTAATGCCACCAAGGACATTACACAATATCGAGAAAAAATTGCGTTACTCGGATCAGGCCAGTGGGATCACAAACTCTAA
- a CDS encoding UDP-glucose/GDP-mannose dehydrogenase family protein, whose product MTVKRICVVGTGYVGLVSGACLADFGNHVICADIDLDKINKLKQGIIPIYEPGLEEVVKRNVEKERLFFSNDVAASIRDTEVIFIAVGTPPGTSGEADLSIVFKVAENIAANLNGYKVVVTKSTVPAGTGMKVKKIIGQKAPKGSEFDVVSNPEFLREGSAVNDFLRPDRVVIGSTSDRATEIMKVVYRPLYLNETPMVITNVESSEMIKYASNAFLAVKISFINEIANICEKIGADVKVVAKAMGLDGRISPKFLHAGGGFGGSCFPKDTQALVKTAEETGVQNLVVRAAIEANDHQKHVMVNKIKTLVGDLKGKTIGLLGLAFKPNTDDIREATALVIIEEMLKAGANIKAYDPVAHEATKSIFPNIVYANNAYDVAKDADCLVLVTEWNEFRELDLPKIKSLLKKPNLVDCRNVYNPDEVKGLGINYLGVGRGYAPINS is encoded by the coding sequence ATGACCGTGAAACGTATTTGTGTGGTTGGAACAGGGTATGTCGGCTTGGTGTCCGGCGCTTGTCTTGCCGATTTTGGCAATCATGTGATTTGTGCGGATATTGATCTCGACAAAATTAATAAGTTGAAACAAGGCATTATTCCGATATATGAGCCCGGCTTGGAAGAAGTCGTCAAACGCAATGTTGAAAAAGAAAGGCTCTTCTTTTCGAACGACGTTGCCGCTTCCATTCGTGATACCGAAGTGATTTTTATTGCTGTAGGAACTCCGCCGGGAACGAGTGGCGAGGCTGATTTGTCCATTGTATTTAAGGTGGCTGAAAATATTGCTGCCAATTTAAACGGTTATAAAGTAGTAGTGACTAAAAGTACCGTTCCGGCGGGAACCGGAATGAAAGTTAAAAAAATCATCGGGCAGAAAGCGCCTAAAGGCTCGGAATTTGACGTAGTATCCAATCCGGAATTTTTGCGCGAAGGTTCGGCGGTGAATGATTTTTTAAGACCGGACAGAGTGGTCATCGGAAGCACCAGCGATCGTGCAACGGAAATTATGAAAGTTGTTTACCGACCTCTCTATCTAAATGAAACGCCTATGGTGATAACGAATGTCGAATCTTCAGAAATGATTAAGTACGCTTCAAATGCTTTTTTGGCTGTTAAAATTTCTTTTATCAATGAGATCGCTAATATCTGTGAAAAAATTGGCGCCGATGTGAAAGTGGTCGCTAAAGCCATGGGGCTGGACGGTCGCATTAGTCCAAAATTTTTGCATGCAGGCGGCGGTTTTGGAGGTTCTTGTTTTCCTAAAGACACCCAAGCTTTAGTCAAAACGGCGGAAGAAACCGGCGTGCAAAATCTTGTTGTACGGGCGGCTATCGAAGCCAACGATCATCAAAAACATGTGATGGTCAATAAGATCAAAACATTGGTGGGCGATTTGAAAGGCAAAACAATTGGCCTTTTAGGGTTGGCTTTCAAGCCCAATACTGATGATATCCGTGAAGCGACAGCGTTGGTTATCATTGAAGAAATGCTCAAAGCCGGGGCGAATATAAAAGCCTATGATCCGGTGGCCCATGAAGCGACCAAAAGTATTTTTCCAAACATTGTCTATGCTAATAACGCCTACGATGTGGCTAAAGATGCCGATTGTTTGGTACTGGTTACAGAATGGAATGAATTCCGTGAGCTTGACTTGCCCAAGATTAAGAGCTTGTTAAAAAAACCGAATTTGGTCGATTGTCGCAATGTCTATAACCCTGATGAAGTGAAGGGACTGGGGATCAATTATCTCGGGGTTGGACGCGGTTATGCACCAATAAACTCTTGA
- the plsX gene encoding phosphate acyltransferase PlsX: MKIIVDAMGGDEAPKKIVDGAVEAAREFLSQGHQVILTGHREKIMEEIHRCEGNDLVGKSIDIVHTDEVIGMCESPTTALREKMHSSIHIGIEMVKRGEGDAFVSMGNTGAVMACGLMGLGRIEGVQRPTIGAFFPTIKGKSLVLDVGANVDSKPVHLLQFGVMGSIYMHAMMNIPTPKVGLLSIGEEDSKGDNLTIQANQLFREKQLFEFAGNVEGRDILMGSSDVVVCDGFVGNVVLKMTESFVKVLQQKIGGFAQQAGAEAGKTFKEFFTKSMSDWDYQSHGGVPLLGVNGVVIIGHGSSSGKALYRAIHVAKEMVEKKINEVIREKIKLS; the protein is encoded by the coding sequence ATGAAAATCATAGTAGACGCCATGGGCGGCGACGAAGCCCCAAAAAAAATCGTAGACGGAGCGGTGGAAGCCGCGAGGGAATTTCTATCGCAGGGCCACCAGGTTATTCTGACCGGTCATCGGGAAAAGATCATGGAGGAAATCCACCGTTGTGAGGGGAATGATCTGGTCGGTAAAAGCATCGATATCGTTCACACGGATGAAGTGATCGGAATGTGCGAATCGCCGACGACGGCCTTACGTGAAAAAATGCATTCATCGATTCATATTGGAATTGAAATGGTTAAACGCGGCGAAGGTGATGCGTTTGTCAGCATGGGCAATACAGGCGCAGTGATGGCTTGCGGGTTGATGGGACTTGGTCGTATCGAAGGTGTACAACGTCCAACCATCGGCGCTTTTTTTCCGACCATCAAAGGCAAGAGTCTGGTACTCGATGTCGGCGCAAATGTTGATTCAAAACCTGTTCACTTATTGCAATTCGGTGTGATGGGAAGCATATACATGCACGCGATGATGAATATTCCTACTCCTAAAGTCGGACTTCTGAGCATTGGCGAAGAAGATTCCAAAGGCGACAATCTGACCATCCAGGCCAACCAGTTGTTTCGTGAAAAACAATTATTCGAATTTGCCGGCAACGTTGAGGGACGCGATATTTTGATGGGTTCTTCCGACGTTGTCGTATGCGATGGGTTCGTCGGTAATGTCGTTTTGAAAATGACTGAAAGTTTCGTGAAAGTGTTGCAGCAAAAAATCGGCGGGTTTGCCCAGCAAGCCGGAGCTGAAGCCGGAAAGACATTCAAAGAATTTTTCACTAAAAGCATGAGCGATTGGGATTACCAATCGCACGGCGGTGTGCCGCTGCTTGGCGTCAACGGCGTCGTTATCATCGGCCACGGCAGTTCCTCCGGTAAGGCGCTCTACCGTGCTATTCATGTAGCCAAGGAAATGGTTGAGAAAAAAATCAATGAAGTTATTCGTGAAAAAATAAAATTATCCTAA
- the acpP gene encoding acyl carrier protein has product MSKEEIEKKVKEIIVKKLGVTEAEVTPAASYVEDLGADSLDQVELVMEFEDSFSLGEKIPEEEAAKLTTVGSTIEYLVNKLGK; this is encoded by the coding sequence ATGAGCAAAGAAGAAATCGAGAAAAAAGTAAAAGAGATCATCGTCAAGAAACTTGGCGTGACGGAAGCTGAAGTAACACCGGCTGCTTCTTATGTTGAAGATTTAGGTGCGGATTCACTGGATCAGGTTGAGTTAGTAATGGAATTCGAAGATTCGTTCAGTCTCGGCGAAAAAATTCCGGAAGAAGAAGCAGCAAAACTCACCACTGTCGGTTCGACTATTGAGTATTTAGTTAACAAGTTAGGTAAATAA
- a CDS encoding ketoacyl-ACP synthase III — translation MEKKKFRAAITAVAHWAPDKLLTNADLEKMVDTNDEWITSRTGIKERHIMEKGASSDMAAEACKVLFEKHKINPEEIDVIVFGTVTPDMMFPSATCLLQAKTGMTNAWGFDVSAACCGFAYSLVIGAQFIESGSAKKVLVVGADKMSSIVDYTDRNTCILFGDAAGVVLLERTEEKNVGILDFYNTIDGNGAQYLNMPGGGSLNPPTHETVDKKMHYVFQDGKNVYQYAVKGMSEASALIVERNGLTGKDVGLFVPHQANKRIIDSAAQRMGLNESQVMVNIDRYGNTTAATIPICLSEAVSTGRLKKGDIVVIAAFGGGFTCSSILLKWAY, via the coding sequence GTGGAAAAAAAGAAATTTCGTGCCGCGATAACGGCCGTAGCTCACTGGGCGCCGGATAAATTGTTGACGAACGCCGATCTCGAAAAAATGGTCGATACCAACGACGAATGGATTACGTCGCGTACCGGCATCAAAGAACGCCACATTATGGAAAAAGGCGCTTCGTCCGATATGGCCGCGGAGGCGTGCAAAGTGCTATTTGAAAAACATAAGATCAATCCCGAGGAAATCGACGTGATCGTGTTTGGTACCGTGACGCCGGATATGATGTTTCCTTCGGCAACCTGTTTACTTCAAGCGAAAACAGGCATGACGAATGCATGGGGATTCGACGTATCGGCCGCTTGTTGCGGGTTTGCATATTCTCTGGTCATCGGAGCGCAATTTATCGAAAGCGGCTCGGCCAAAAAAGTTCTGGTCGTGGGCGCCGATAAAATGAGTTCGATCGTGGACTATACTGATCGCAATACGTGCATCCTTTTCGGCGACGCTGCCGGAGTAGTATTGCTTGAACGTACTGAAGAAAAGAACGTGGGCATACTGGATTTTTACAACACCATTGATGGTAATGGGGCTCAATATTTGAATATGCCTGGCGGTGGCAGCTTGAACCCGCCGACGCATGAAACCGTCGACAAGAAAATGCATTACGTGTTTCAAGATGGTAAAAATGTTTATCAATACGCCGTCAAAGGTATGTCCGAGGCATCTGCGCTGATTGTAGAACGCAACGGTTTGACCGGCAAGGATGTGGGATTATTCGTACCGCATCAGGCTAACAAACGGATCATTGATTCCGCGGCTCAAAGAATGGGATTGAATGAATCGCAAGTCATGGTGAATATTGATCGATATGGCAATACGACGGCAGCGACCATTCCGATTTGTTTATCGGAAGCGGTCAGTACCGGTCGTTTGAAAAAAGGAGATATTGTCGTGATCGCGGCCTTTGGCGGAGGATTTACCTGTAGCAGTATTTTATTGAAATGGGCGTACTAA
- a CDS encoding DUF177 domain-containing protein gives MKIRIEKILSLDDGEHRFHYAIPGSELGIELKDFEGHEIFDRDVVTNVVLNKSGHTYYVKFSVTSQAHLLCDRCLDEIRREIAGDFSMVFAESRTRTDDEDAEVRSIDTRQTNDIVLDKDVMDTLMLAMPSKSLCREDCKGLCPECGVNWNDSLCRHYDEIVNEKI, from the coding sequence ATGAAGATTCGGATCGAAAAAATTTTAAGTTTAGACGACGGTGAACACCGGTTCCATTATGCGATACCGGGATCTGAACTTGGGATCGAACTCAAAGATTTTGAGGGTCATGAAATTTTCGACCGGGATGTCGTAACGAATGTTGTTCTTAATAAATCAGGTCATACGTATTACGTTAAATTCAGCGTTACGTCACAGGCGCATTTGTTATGCGACCGGTGTTTGGATGAAATTCGTCGGGAAATTGCCGGTGACTTTTCAATGGTATTTGCGGAATCACGAACCCGGACCGACGATGAAGACGCGGAAGTTCGATCGATCGATACGCGGCAAACGAATGATATCGTTTTAGACAAAGATGTAATGGATACCTTAATGCTCGCGATGCCTTCGAAGTCGCTTTGCCGTGAAGATTGCAAAGGCCTATGCCCTGAGTGCGGTGTCAATTGGAATGATAGCCTTTGCCGGCATTATGATGAAATTGTAAATGAAAAAATATAA
- the fabF gene encoding beta-ketoacyl-ACP synthase II encodes MQKRRVVVTGIGAVTPIGNSADETWKGMLEGRNGVDMITLFDTKDHVTKFAAEVKNFDAGQYMDKKEIRRNDRFTHFAIAAAKMAIDDAKLDAKSLDANRIGCIIGSGIGGFNTFEEQFETYLQKGAQRVSPFFIPMMIIDIAAGQVAIMFGLKGPNYATVSACATGSHAIGDAFMLIQRGDADAMVCGGTEAGICRMGVAGFNALKALSTRNDDFKHASRPFDKHRDGFVMGEGSGIVVIEELEHALKRGAKIYAEIAGVGYTDDAYHITAPAEGGEGAARAMTIALKDAGLKPEDIDYINAHGTSTEYNDKNETAAIKTVFGEHAYKLLVSSTKSMTGHLLGAAGGVEFIAITMAVHHSVAPPTINYEEPDPECDLNYIPNKAIERKINAAISNTFGFGGHNTCLAVKRYVP; translated from the coding sequence ATGCAAAAACGTCGGGTCGTCGTGACCGGAATAGGCGCTGTCACTCCCATTGGTAATAGTGCTGATGAGACGTGGAAGGGAATGCTGGAGGGCCGAAACGGTGTAGACATGATCACGCTTTTTGATACGAAAGATCACGTAACCAAATTTGCAGCGGAAGTAAAAAATTTTGATGCCGGTCAATACATGGATAAAAAAGAGATCCGTCGTAATGACCGGTTCACGCATTTTGCCATAGCAGCGGCAAAAATGGCTATTGACGATGCCAAGCTTGATGCCAAATCTCTGGATGCCAACCGGATCGGTTGTATTATCGGTAGTGGTATCGGCGGATTCAATACATTCGAAGAACAATTTGAAACGTATTTACAAAAGGGCGCACAAAGGGTCAGCCCGTTTTTCATTCCCATGATGATTATTGACATCGCTGCCGGACAGGTGGCTATTATGTTTGGTCTTAAAGGGCCGAATTATGCTACCGTTTCAGCATGTGCGACGGGCAGCCACGCGATTGGCGATGCCTTCATGTTGATTCAACGCGGTGACGCCGACGCGATGGTATGCGGCGGCACGGAAGCGGGAATCTGCCGCATGGGAGTTGCCGGATTTAATGCTTTAAAGGCTTTGTCTACACGTAATGACGATTTCAAACACGCCAGCCGTCCTTTTGACAAACATCGCGACGGATTCGTCATGGGCGAAGGTTCGGGAATTGTCGTCATTGAAGAACTGGAACACGCTTTAAAGCGCGGCGCTAAAATCTATGCGGAAATTGCCGGCGTCGGTTATACCGATGATGCCTATCATATTACGGCGCCCGCTGAAGGCGGTGAAGGCGCTGCCCGGGCTATGACCATTGCTCTAAAAGATGCAGGACTTAAACCTGAAGACATCGATTATATCAATGCGCATGGTACTTCGACGGAATACAACGACAAAAACGAGACCGCCGCTATCAAGACTGTTTTCGGCGAGCATGCGTATAAGTTACTGGTCAGTTCGACCAAATCGATGACGGGACATTTACTTGGCGCTGCAGGTGGCGTGGAATTCATTGCGATCACGATGGCTGTTCATCATTCGGTAGCGCCGCCGACGATCAATTATGAAGAACCGGATCCGGAATGCGATTTGAATTATATACCGAATAAAGCGATCGAGAGAAAAATTAATGCCGCTATCAGCAATACGTTTGGATTCGGAGGCCACAATACATGTTTGGCCGTAAAACGCTACGTACCGTAG
- the rnc gene encoding ribonuclease III, with protein MTSNKQISKNSGNLLSKLKQFFLGRGFLQRPKEIKNDRILREQLSRLEKNISYSINNHQLFVQSLKHRSYLNVTNAERITSYERLEFLGDSILNMIVSESLFRQFPDKEEGELTKCKALLVNKKVLANCAERINLGDFVLLSEGEQRSGGRNRPSILSDVLESLIGAIYLDSGFPEAKMFIQKFVLVDMMRVLSDEMNTNFKGELLEFSQSSEWGMPHYIVISETGPEHSKQFTVEVKIKDEVYGTGKGMTKKDAEQQAAREALKKIKQSSN; from the coding sequence ATGACTTCGAATAAACAGATTTCAAAAAACTCCGGGAACCTTCTATCGAAGCTGAAACAATTTTTTTTAGGACGTGGTTTTCTACAGCGTCCGAAAGAGATTAAGAATGACCGGATATTGAGGGAACAATTATCGCGTCTGGAAAAAAACATATCCTACTCGATCAATAATCACCAGCTTTTTGTACAATCATTAAAGCACCGTTCGTATCTGAATGTGACTAATGCCGAACGCATTACATCTTACGAACGGCTGGAGTTTTTAGGCGATTCGATTCTGAATATGATCGTTTCTGAAAGTTTATTTCGTCAGTTTCCGGACAAAGAAGAAGGTGAATTGACCAAATGTAAAGCTTTATTGGTCAATAAAAAAGTTTTGGCGAACTGTGCTGAACGGATCAATTTGGGTGACTTTGTACTCCTGAGCGAAGGTGAGCAGCGTTCGGGAGGCCGAAACCGCCCTTCGATCTTATCGGATGTTTTAGAATCTTTGATCGGCGCTATTTATCTGGACAGCGGGTTTCCCGAAGCGAAAATGTTTATTCAAAAATTTGTGTTAGTCGATATGATGCGGGTGTTGAGCGATGAAATGAATACTAATTTTAAAGGCGAACTTTTGGAATTTAGCCAAAGTAGTGAGTGGGGTATGCCGCATTATATTGTCATTAGCGAAACAGGGCCTGAACATAGTAAACAGTTTACCGTCGAAGTGAAAATAAAAGATGAAGTATATGGAACAGGAAAAGGTATGACGAAGAAGGACGCAGAGCAGCAGGCTGCGCGTGAAGCCTTAAAAAAAATCAAACAAAGTTCAAATTAA
- the rpmF gene encoding 50S ribosomal protein L32, with protein MPNPKRRHSKQRRDKRRTHWKLDTPGLSACANCHQPKLPHRVCPNCGYYDQRQVTLTKEA; from the coding sequence ATGCCTAATCCAAAACGCAGACATTCAAAGCAACGCCGCGATAAGCGCAGAACACATTGGAAATTGGATACGCCGGGATTATCGGCCTGCGCCAATTGCCATCAACCTAAATTACCTCACCGTGTTTGTCCTAATTGCGGTTACTATGATCAGCGGCAAGTTACGCTGACAAAAGAAGCGTAG
- the fabD gene encoding ACP S-malonyltransferase, whose translation MSKIAFIFPGQGSQYIGMGKDFYDSFPVAKTMYDKANEILGFDLIKTSFEGPEDALKQTRVTQPAIFVHSIVTLEILKEKFKDMSFQMSAGHSLGEYSALVAAGVLSFEDALKIVKVRAAAMQHAGEVNKGTMAAVIGMDAEPLGKICCEAYTSGIVQCANYNSPGQIVISGSIEGVKKAMELAKEKGARMVKELVVSGAFHSPLMESAKEEVQKLLNTMVFRDTALTVYPNVTARAAQSGNEFKKLLVDQITAPVKWHETVVNMIADGANKFYEIGPGNVLQGLVKRIDKNIPCECIGKADELVKFQH comes from the coding sequence ATGTCAAAAATAGCATTTATATTTCCGGGACAAGGTTCGCAATATATTGGTATGGGTAAAGATTTTTACGATTCTTTCCCTGTAGCTAAAACGATGTATGACAAAGCGAATGAAATTTTAGGATTTGATCTTATTAAGACTTCATTTGAAGGCCCTGAAGACGCATTGAAACAAACGAGAGTAACGCAGCCTGCAATTTTCGTTCATAGCATCGTGACGCTTGAAATATTAAAAGAAAAATTTAAAGACATGAGTTTTCAAATGTCGGCCGGACATAGCTTAGGCGAATATTCGGCTCTGGTGGCGGCCGGAGTTCTGTCGTTTGAAGATGCTTTGAAAATTGTCAAAGTTCGTGCAGCAGCTATGCAACATGCCGGCGAAGTCAACAAAGGTACCATGGCCGCCGTAATTGGTATGGATGCAGAACCACTTGGAAAAATTTGTTGTGAAGCGTACACGTCCGGCATTGTGCAGTGCGCTAATTATAATTCGCCCGGTCAAATTGTGATTTCCGGGTCGATCGAAGGCGTCAAAAAAGCGATGGAGTTGGCCAAAGAAAAAGGCGCACGAATGGTCAAAGAATTAGTCGTCAGCGGTGCTTTCCATTCGCCATTAATGGAAAGCGCTAAAGAAGAAGTACAGAAATTATTAAACACTATGGTTTTCCGGGATACCGCTTTGACGGTTTATCCAAATGTAACAGCGCGCGCGGCTCAATCCGGCAATGAATTTAAAAAACTATTAGTCGATCAGATTACTGCTCCTGTCAAATGGCATGAAACCGTTGTCAACATGATCGCCGACGGTGCAAACAAATTTTATGAAATCGGTCCAGGCAATGTACTGCAAGGATTGGTTAAACGTATCGATAAGAACATTCCGTGTGAATGCATTGGCAAGGCGGATGAATTAGTAAAGTTCCAGCATTAA